A stretch of DNA from Roseovarius faecimaris:
TCGGCGAAGTGCAGCGCCTCTGACAGGCCCTGGACCAGCCCGGCGATAGCGATCTGGTTGCACATCTTGGTCAGCTGGCCCGCGCCGCTTTCGCCGATGCGGCGGCACATCTTGGCATAGATGTTCATGATCGGCTCGGCGGCGGCGTAGGCGTCTTCGTCACCGCCGCACATGATTCCGAGCTGGCCGTTTTCCGCGCCGGCCTGGCCACCGGAAATCGGCGCATCGACAAAGTTCAGACCGGCCGATTTGGAGGCGGCGTAAAGCTCGCGCGTGACCTTTTCGGATACGGTTGTGTGATCGACGAAGATCGCCCCTGCCGCCATGCCGGCGAAGGCGCCGTCATCGCCAAGGCAGACCGAGCGCAGGTCATCGTCATTGCCGACACAGGCCATGACGAAATCCGCGCCCTCGGCGGCCTCGCGCGGGGTGAGGGCGTGGCGGCCGCCGTGTTCAGCCACCCAGGCCTCGGCTTTGGCGGCGGTGCGGTTATAGACACAGACCTCATGCCCCGCGGCCTGAAGGTGCCCCGCCATGGGGTAGCCCATCACGCCCAAGCCCAGAAATGCCAGTTTTGCCATTGTGCCGTCTCCTTGCCATTGTCTCGCTCCGGTTTTCTGACTATCGACACGACAGGATGCAAGGGAAAAGGGACGCCGGACGCGGATGGCGGGGCTGTTCAGATGGCTGATACGGGCGACTGGCGGGTTGATCCTGCTGGCGGTTGCGGCCGTGTGCGCGGTCTATTTCCTGCTTTCGCGCTCGTTGCCGGACTATTCCAAGACGCTGGCGGTTGAGGGCATCTCGGCGCAGGTGGAGATTATCCGCAACAATTCCAACGTGCCGCATATCTTCGGGCAGGCGGATGAGGATGTCTTTTTCGGCCTGGGCTATGTGCATGCGCAGGACCGGCTGTGGCAGATGGTGATGCTGCGCCGCACGGTGCAGGGGCGGCTGTCGGAGGTGTTCGGCGCCCGCACGATCGAGATCGACAAGGTGCTGCGGCGGCTGGATATGTACGGGCTGGCGCGGCAGTCGGTGGCGGTGCAGGACGCACGCACGATGGCGGCGCTCGAGGCCTATGCGGCGGGTATCAACGCGCGGCTCAAGGAGATCAACGACGAGGCCCTCGGGCGTGGCGCACCCGAGATGTTTCTGTTCAACACGCCGATCGCGCCCTGG
This window harbors:
- a CDS encoding NAD(P)-dependent oxidoreductase, translated to MAKLAFLGLGVMGYPMAGHLQAAGHEVCVYNRTAAKAEAWVAEHGGRHALTPREAAEGADFVMACVGNDDDLRSVCLGDDGAFAGMAAGAIFVDHTTVSEKVTRELYAASKSAGLNFVDAPISGGQAGAENGQLGIMCGGDEDAYAAAEPIMNIYAKMCRRIGESGAGQLTKMCNQIAIAGLVQGLSEALHFAEKAGLDGRDVVSVISQGAAGSWQMSNRYETMLDDHFDYGFAVDWMRKDLGICLSTANENGASLPVTALVDQFYKDVQKMGGGRWDTSSLFKRLRKLDTA